Genomic DNA from Amycolatopsis alba DSM 44262:
ATCACCAGCACGTCGCAATCGGCGGCCAGCCTTCGCAGGGAGGCCACGTCCTTGATCCTCGTCGCCTCTCCGGTGACCTCGATGTCGGAGTTGACCGCCCGCAGCCGGTCCACCGCCACCTCCACCTTCAAGCGGCCCAGATCCCGCTCGGTGTAGAGGATCTGGCGGCTGAGGTTGGACAGTTCGACCACATCCGGATCGACACAGTGCAGCCGTCCCACCCCGGACATGCACAGTCCCAGAGCCGCCGTGCAGCCGACGCCGCCAACGCCGACCACCACCACCCGCGCCTCGGCAAGGCGGACCTGGAAATCCCAGCTCGAGATCCTGCGCTTCAGGTCGATCCAGCGGTACAGCGACCGGCCTCTCGAATGCCGTTCACGCTGCCGCGCGCTCAACGCGGTGCACTCCGGCTCGTCGGCGTCCTCGACATATCCGAGTTCGACCAGTCTTTCGATGGCGTCCGCGGCTTCCTCGGCGGAGCACGACGGGAAGCGCCGCGTCAGGTCGGCGACCACCTGACCGACCGTTCGCGTCCCGTCCAGACAGGCCAGCAGCGCCCACACCGCGCCATCCGGATCCTTCAGCTCGGCGGCGATGCCGAACACCTTCCCGCCGATCCGAATCCCGTCCCCGAAACGGACCGGTCGATGCTCGCCTTTCACGCGTGGACGCATCAGAACCTCCCCTCGGTCAGTTGTTGTCGGCGCAGTAGACGTGGTGTACCGCGTCGGCGCGCTCCACCATCACGATCTCGATCATTGCCATCCACCTCCCCCGCTCAGGCCCCGCCGGTGACCCCATCGCCTCCACAATGTAGAATCGCGAGTTGTAGACGTTCTCAAATGTAGAGCTTCACATTGTGGGAGTCCATGGCAGCACCGTGGGCCATGCGGGTGATGTCGTGGTCGCACTACGTGACCACCCTGAAGAGGCGGTGACTTCATGAGCACGCTGAACCCCACTGCCGTCAAGCGCTGGATCGCGCTCGAGATGAAGCGCCTCCGGGAAGCCGCCGGCTACGACAGAGCGACCGCGGCGGAACGTATCGGCAAGGCAACCACGGTCATCGCGCACATCGAGACCGCACGAAACCTGCCGGCGCCCGCCGACCTGGAAATCCTGCTCGCCTTCTACGGCGCACCGGAGAAGGTCGAATTCTTCCGCGACATGACCAGGCGAGCGAAACGCGGCCGCGACTGGTGGATCAAATTCAACCGAGCGGTGCCCGAATGGTTGAATCTGTATCTGGGGCTGGAAACCGGCGCCGCGCGCATCAACACCGTCGATCTGATCGCACTTCCCGGACTGTTCCAGACCCGTGCCTACGCACGCGCGATCATGCTGGAAGGCCGGAAATGGTCCTCCGAAGCCGAACTCGACGCCATGGTCGACCTGCGGATGGCGCGACAGGAGATACTCGAGCGCACCGAAGACGCTCCGCAGATCTGGTCGATCCTTGACGAGAGCGTCCTGCGGCGGCAGATCGGCGGACCTGCGGTGATGCGTGAGCAACTGCAGCACTTGATCGACCTGTCCGAACGACCGAAGATCGACATCCAGGTCCTCCCCTTCAGCGCGGGCGCCCACGGCGCGTCGGACGGCATGTTCATCATCTTGACCTATCCACC
This window encodes:
- a CDS encoding HesA/MoeB/ThiF family protein, whose translation is MRPRVKGEHRPVRFGDGIRIGGKVFGIAAELKDPDGAVWALLACLDGTRTVGQVVADLTRRFPSCSAEEAADAIERLVELGYVEDADEPECTALSARQRERHSRGRSLYRWIDLKRRISSWDFQVRLAEARVVVVGVGGVGCTAALGLCMSGVGRLHCVDPDVVELSNLSRQILYTERDLGRLKVEVAVDRLRAVNSDIEVTGEATRIKDVASLRRLAADCDVLVMVADQPSELRAWTNEACVSTGTPWVHGGYHGPQVNVGIYRPGAGPCYECARLAEQDREALRPPLETWRTPTEVPVNAANAVTAGVVGNLVAHAAMRLITDAPMLRLNCQYGFSLATMDHSFITGLDESHAECRACRMAG
- a CDS encoding helix-turn-helix domain-containing protein codes for the protein MSTLNPTAVKRWIALEMKRLREAAGYDRATAAERIGKATTVIAHIETARNLPAPADLEILLAFYGAPEKVEFFRDMTRRAKRGRDWWIKFNRAVPEWLNLYLGLETGAARINTVDLIALPGLFQTRAYARAIMLEGRKWSSEAELDAMVDLRMARQEILERTEDAPQIWSILDESVLRRQIGGPAVMREQLQHLIDLSERPKIDIQVLPFSAGAHGASDGMFIILTYPPEFRGDPGTVYVENRREGLYYESAAALLDFRNTFERLQVQAENPERSRALIRDCAREIDVH